ATGTCACACGGATATTTATCAGGCCCCGATGTTATCCGTGCGAAAGATATCAACGATGCCTTTCAAAATCCAGATATCGAGGGTATCTTCTGTGTAAGAGGCGGCTATGGAATGACACGAATATTGAATAAAATAGATTATAAGTCCATTGCTAAGAATCCAAAGCTTCTGATTGGTTACAGCGATATCACAGGGCTGCACGTCGCGCTCAATCAAAAATGCAAATTGATTACACTTCATTCACCAATGCCCTCTCGCGGCTGGGACTCGCTGGATTCGGTTACGTTGGGCTGTCTTAGGGAAAGCCTTCTTTCATCAAAGCCTTTAGGAGCAGCTCCTGAAATGAAAGGGGAACCCATTGAAATCATTCATCCCGGTGTTGCAGAGGGCCAGATCATCGGAGGAAATCTTTCCTTGCTGGCAGCAACTTTAGGAACCCCCTATGAGATTAATACAAAGAACAAAATCTTATTTATTGAAGAAGTAGAAGAGCGAAATTACAAAATTGACCGGGGCTTAACGAGTCTTGCTCTCGCCGGGAAATTCAGGGATTGTGCGGGCATAATTCTCGGAACCTGGGCAGACTGCGGAGATCCCGATGTAGAGCCTGAACACAATCTAACGTTGTCTCAAGTTTTTGAGGAGGTCATCAAACCCTTCCAAAAGCCCACCATCAATAATTTCAGAGCAGGCCATATCTATCCTCAAATTACAATCCCCATGGGGGTACGAACGCTTCTGGACGCCGATCATGGATCTGTTACATTTTTGGAATCCGCAACCAGGTAACAAAAGAAAAACTTGTTATAAATCCCTTGCCCGTCCCATATTTTATGTATATAATAACATTAGAGAAAAGAACCGTCATAGATTACACACATTTCCTATGAAGGGCTTTTATTTAATGTGATTAGAATGCATTTAAATGAAAGGCCTTTTATTTTTTTATTTTAGAAAAATAAAAGCTTTCAAATTTTACGGAGGTGCGGAGTTGTCCAGGCAAATTTACATTACAGAAAATGACAAGAATAAGTTAAAGAAATTAATCGTGAACGCAGTGCTTGAAGGTCTGCAGTCAGATAAATCGTT
This genomic window from Clostridiales bacterium contains:
- a CDS encoding LD-carboxypeptidase; protein product: MLKPKCLKAGDRIALIAPSSPVTEEKLKLCANSVKFLGLKPVIYPSATMSHGYLSGPDVIRAKDINDAFQNPDIEGIFCVRGGYGMTRILNKIDYKSIAKNPKLLIGYSDITGLHVALNQKCKLITLHSPMPSRGWDSLDSVTLGCLRESLLSSKPLGAAPEMKGEPIEIIHPGVAEGQIIGGNLSLLAATLGTPYEINTKNKILFIEEVEERNYKIDRGLTSLALAGKFRDCAGIILGTWADCGDPDVEPEHNLTLSQVFEEVIKPFQKPTINNFRAGHIYPQITIPMGVRTLLDADHGSVTFLESATR